One window of Saprospiraceae bacterium genomic DNA carries:
- a CDS encoding CcoQ/FixQ family Cbb3-type cytochrome c oxidase assembly chaperone — translation MKFNNYLEKITGIEIYPMISLLVFILFFIAVTIYAFKANSEMIRTMEELPLDKSDTKTL, via the coding sequence ATGAAATTCAATAATTATTTGGAAAAAATTACCGGAATTGAAATTTATCCTATGATTTCATTACTGGTCTTTATACTTTTTTTTATTGCTGTTACCATTTATGCATTTAAAGCAAACAGTGAAATGATTCGTACCATGGAAGAATTGCCATTAGATAAATCTGATACTAAGACTTTATGA